The Brasilonema sennae CENA114 genome includes a region encoding these proteins:
- a CDS encoding diflavin flavoprotein, producing the protein MPETKPRDVQVYPIATDTTVLRSRSWTRLRFEIEYALAKGTTANTYLIKGDKIALVDPPGETFTEIFLKSLQQRFDVKEIDYVILGHVNPNRAATLKALLELAPQITFVCSNPGAKSLRAALENPELPVMVMRGEETLDLGKGHDLEFIPTPNPRYPDLLCTYDPQTEILYTDKLFAAHICGDQVFDEGWEIFNEDRRYYFDCIIAPHARQVETALDKLSDLSVRMYATGHGPLVRYSLIELTEFYRQWCQEQASQETSVALIYASAYGSTATLAQAIARGMTKAGVAVESINCEFAEPEEIRAAVEKASGFVIGSPTLGGHAPTPVQVALGIVLSTATNNKLAGVFGSFGWSGEAVDIIEGKLKDAGYRFGFDTIRVKFKPDDATLQMCEEAGTDFAQALKKAKKVRTPSQSATTTEQAVGRVVGSLCILTAKQGDISSAMLASWVSQASFNPPGLTIAVAKDRAVESLTHSGSKFALNVLKEGNHIGLMKHFLKPFGPGQNRFDGVASKEGENGSPVLNDALAYLECSVKNRMEVGDHWLVYATVDNGKVLDAKGITAVHHRKSGNHY; encoded by the coding sequence AATCGCTCTAGTTGACCCTCCAGGAGAAACATTTACAGAAATTTTCCTCAAATCGTTACAGCAACGCTTTGATGTCAAAGAAATTGATTACGTCATTCTTGGTCACGTCAACCCTAACCGCGCCGCAACTCTCAAAGCTTTGCTGGAACTTGCACCGCAAATCACCTTTGTGTGTTCCAACCCAGGAGCAAAAAGTTTGCGTGCTGCACTGGAAAACCCAGAATTACCAGTGATGGTGATGCGCGGGGAAGAAACTTTAGATTTGGGCAAAGGTCATGATCTAGAGTTTATCCCCACTCCCAATCCTCGATACCCAGATCTACTTTGTACCTACGATCCCCAAACAGAAATTCTCTACACAGATAAACTTTTTGCAGCACATATTTGTGGCGACCAAGTTTTTGATGAAGGTTGGGAAATCTTTAACGAAGATAGACGCTATTATTTTGATTGCATCATCGCTCCCCATGCTCGTCAAGTCGAAACAGCACTGGATAAACTTAGCGACTTATCCGTGAGGATGTATGCGACTGGACATGGACCTCTGGTACGCTACAGCTTAATCGAACTAACAGAGTTTTATCGCCAATGGTGTCAGGAGCAAGCATCGCAAGAGACATCTGTGGCGTTGATTTATGCTTCTGCGTATGGAAGTACGGCGACTCTTGCCCAAGCGATCGCTCGTGGGATGACAAAAGCGGGCGTTGCTGTAGAATCAATTAACTGCGAATTTGCTGAACCAGAAGAAATCAGGGCTGCTGTGGAAAAAGCGTCTGGCTTTGTGATTGGTTCTCCTACACTTGGAGGTCATGCACCGACTCCCGTGCAAGTCGCTTTGGGTATTGTGCTTTCCACTGCGACTAACAACAAACTTGCTGGTGTCTTTGGTTCTTTTGGCTGGAGTGGCGAAGCAGTCGATATTATTGAGGGTAAACTGAAGGATGCTGGCTATCGATTTGGTTTTGATACTATCAGGGTGAAGTTTAAACCTGATGATGCCACCCTGCAAATGTGTGAAGAAGCAGGAACCGACTTTGCTCAAGCACTCAAGAAAGCTAAAAAAGTGCGCACTCCAAGCCAAAGCGCCACAACTACAGAACAAGCAGTCGGGCGCGTTGTTGGTTCACTGTGTATCCTCACAGCAAAACAAGGCGATATCTCCAGTGCAATGTTAGCCTCTTGGGTATCGCAAGCAAGCTTTAATCCTCCTGGTTTAACAATTGCTGTCGCAAAAGACAGAGCAGTGGAATCACTGACGCATTCTGGTAGTAAATTTGCCTTAAATGTCTTGAAAGAAGGAAATCACATCGGCTTAATGAAGCACTTCCTCAAACCTTTTGGTCCAGGACAAAACCGATTCGACGGCGTCGCAAGTAAAGAAGGTGAAAATGGTTCTCCTGTTCTGAATGATGCCTTAGCTTATTTAGAGTGCTCCGTAAAAAACCGGATGGAAGTAGGTGACCATTGGCTTGTTTATGCAACCGTGGATAATGGCAAAGTACTAGACGCTAAGGGAATTACTGCTGTGCATCATCGTAAGTCGGGTAATCATTATTAA
- the urtA gene encoding urea ABC transporter substrate-binding protein encodes MSRQFNRRRFLIYSSASIGSSILLKACANNTPTATNSPATSSNASPVAAANSETIKVGVLHSLSGTMAISEKSVVDAEKLAIKEINANGGVLGKQIEAIIEDGASNWDTFREKATKLIDQDKVAVVFGCWTSASRKNVKPVFESKDHMLWYPVQYEGQECSKNIFYTGAAPNQQIEPSVDWLLKNKGKEFFLVGSDYVFPRTANNIIKAQLEALSRKTVGEDYLPLGNTEVTPIITKIKQALPNGGVIYNTLNGDSNVAFFKQLKGAGLTPDKYPSMSVSIAEEEVKAIGVEYLKGHYAAWNYFQTVDTPANKKFVAAFKQEYGADRVTNDPMEAAYIAVYLWKQAVEKAGSPDLAKVRAAAYGQTIDAPEGKVTVNANHHISKVVRIGQVRDDGLFNIIYTTPAPVEPVPWNQFVKETKGFACDWSDPAKGGKYKKV; translated from the coding sequence ATGAGTAGACAATTTAACCGACGTAGGTTTTTGATTTACAGTTCTGCAAGTATTGGTAGCAGCATCCTTCTGAAGGCTTGCGCTAATAACACCCCAACCGCTACGAACAGTCCAGCCACCTCTAGCAATGCTTCTCCTGTAGCTGCGGCTAATAGTGAAACCATCAAGGTAGGTGTTCTGCACTCCCTTAGTGGCACAATGGCTATTAGTGAAAAAAGTGTCGTCGATGCTGAGAAATTAGCCATCAAAGAAATTAATGCCAATGGTGGGGTGTTAGGAAAACAAATTGAAGCCATTATTGAAGATGGTGCTTCTAACTGGGATACTTTTAGAGAAAAAGCCACCAAGTTGATTGATCAAGATAAAGTCGCTGTAGTTTTTGGTTGTTGGACTTCAGCTAGCCGCAAAAATGTTAAACCAGTCTTTGAAAGTAAAGACCATATGCTGTGGTATCCGGTGCAGTATGAAGGTCAAGAGTGTTCTAAAAACATTTTTTACACAGGTGCAGCGCCAAATCAACAAATTGAACCTTCTGTTGATTGGTTGTTAAAAAATAAAGGCAAAGAATTCTTTTTAGTAGGCTCAGACTACGTTTTTCCTCGTACTGCTAACAATATTATCAAAGCCCAATTAGAAGCTCTAAGCCGAAAAACAGTTGGTGAAGATTACTTACCCTTGGGTAATACAGAAGTTACACCAATCATCACAAAAATTAAGCAAGCTTTGCCCAACGGTGGAGTCATTTATAACACCTTAAATGGTGATAGCAATGTAGCTTTCTTTAAACAGTTAAAAGGTGCTGGATTAACACCAGACAAATACCCTTCTATGTCTGTAAGTATTGCCGAAGAAGAAGTTAAGGCAATTGGTGTTGAGTATCTCAAAGGTCACTACGCTGCTTGGAATTACTTCCAAACAGTAGACACTCCTGCTAATAAGAAATTTGTCGCGGCATTTAAACAAGAATATGGTGCAGACCGGGTAACAAATGACCCTATGGAAGCCGCATATATCGCCGTTTATTTGTGGAAGCAAGCAGTAGAAAAAGCGGGTAGTCCTGATTTAGCTAAAGTCCGTGCTGCGGCTTATGGTCAAACCATAGATGCACCTGAAGGAAAAGTGACAGTAAATGCTAATCATCACATATCCAAAGTTGTGCGGATTGGTCAAGTTAGAGATGATGGTTTGTTTAATATTATCTATACTACACCTGCACCAGTTGAGCCAGTTCCTTGGAATCAATTTGTGAAAGAGACTAAGGGATTTGCTTGTGATTGGTCAGATCCAGCTAAGGGCGGTAAGTACAAAAAAGTCTAA
- the urtB gene encoding urea ABC transporter permease subunit UrtB encodes MLTGFLDAVFNGISIGSVLLIAALGLAIIFGLMGVINMAHGELMMFGAYTTFVVQNGCKQLGGFWFEIYIFLALIIAFIFTAFIGLILERGVIRYLYGRPLETLLATWGVSLIFQQFVRSANLVLVIGLVLFSLLFFGGLWFLNSRTNLERIRNWVVWVVLLLSLGITTATCNLLSQTYQLAVTKPWFGAQNVDVTAPSWLQTGISLGGVQLPFARLFIIALTIICVVGIYLFLQRSSWGLRIRAVTQKRSMSACLGIPTQKVDAITFALGSGLAGVAGCAISLLGSVGPNTGQNYIIDTFMVVVVGGVGNLAGTIVAALGIGTANFLIGSGTLALLLTPVKPLADLLTFFATTSMAKVMVFMLIILFLQWKPAGIFPQKGRSVDV; translated from the coding sequence GTGTTAACAGGTTTCTTAGATGCTGTATTTAATGGTATTAGCATCGGTTCTGTGTTATTAATTGCCGCCTTGGGATTAGCCATTATATTTGGCTTGATGGGTGTCATTAATATGGCCCATGGTGAATTGATGATGTTTGGGGCTTATACAACATTTGTTGTGCAGAATGGCTGTAAACAATTAGGCGGTTTTTGGTTTGAAATTTATATATTTTTGGCGTTAATTATCGCTTTCATTTTCACAGCATTTATCGGATTAATTCTTGAAAGAGGTGTGATTCGTTACCTCTATGGACGACCCCTAGAGACTCTGCTAGCAACTTGGGGAGTAAGTTTAATTTTTCAGCAGTTTGTCCGTAGTGCGAATTTGGTCTTAGTAATTGGCTTAGTCTTGTTTTCTCTATTGTTTTTTGGTGGGTTATGGTTTTTAAATTCCCGCACAAATTTAGAGAGAATTCGTAACTGGGTTGTGTGGGTAGTACTATTGCTATCGCTGGGGATAACAACAGCAACTTGTAATTTATTAAGTCAAACTTATCAGCTAGCAGTAACTAAACCTTGGTTTGGCGCACAAAATGTAGATGTAACAGCACCTAGTTGGTTACAAACTGGCATATCTTTAGGTGGTGTACAATTACCATTTGCCAGATTATTTATTATTGCTTTGACAATAATTTGTGTAGTAGGAATTTATCTATTCTTACAACGTTCTAGCTGGGGATTAAGAATTCGGGCTGTGACACAAAAGCGGAGTATGAGTGCTTGTTTAGGTATCCCAACTCAAAAAGTTGATGCGATCACTTTTGCTTTGGGTTCTGGTTTAGCTGGAGTGGCTGGTTGCGCGATTAGTTTGCTCGGTTCTGTAGGCCCAAATACTGGACAAAATTATATTATCGACACTTTTATGGTTGTGGTTGTTGGCGGTGTGGGTAATTTAGCAGGTACTATTGTAGCTGCCTTGGGAATTGGCACAGCTAACTTTTTAATTGGTTCTGGGACTCTAGCTTTGTTGTTAACTCCTGTTAAGCCTCTGGCGGATTTATTGACGTTTTTTGCTACCACAAGTATGGCCAAGGTGATGGTATTTATGCTAATTATTTTATTTTTACAGTGGAAGCCTGCGGGGATTTTTCCACAAAAAGGTCGTAGTGTTGATGTTTAA
- the urtC gene encoding urea ABC transporter permease subunit UrtC, translated as MKKGGRLILIEVGVVMVIALILILIMPVVLSEFRLNLLGRFLSLAIVALAIDLIWGYTGLLSLGHGIFFGLGGYAIAMYLKLQVPVGELPDFMGLYGITELPWFWRPFYSFPIAIAAVVILPGLLAGLLGYLVFRNRIKGVYFSILTQAATIVFFNFFNGQQQFFNGTNGLIDFTTLFGATVSDPKTKFVFYTLTVLFLAATYGVCRWLTSGRFGRLLIAIRDDENRVRFSGYDPTDFKTLVFTISGAIAGVAGAFYTLQSGSVSPRAMDIAFSIEMVIWVAVGGRATLIGGIVGTLLVNYARAFLSEQFPEIWLFFQGALFLIVVTVLPDGLVGWLRSQNIPLFKRPQQISTYPSLEEDTEVQHERQNLGN; from the coding sequence ATGAAGAAGGGAGGAAGGTTAATATTAATTGAAGTTGGGGTGGTGATGGTGATTGCACTCATCCTCATCTTAATTATGCCAGTGGTGCTATCAGAATTTCGCTTGAATTTGTTGGGGCGATTTTTGTCACTGGCGATTGTGGCTTTAGCTATTGATTTGATTTGGGGTTATACTGGCTTACTAAGTTTGGGACATGGTATTTTCTTTGGTTTGGGTGGATATGCGATCGCGATGTACCTGAAACTGCAAGTCCCTGTTGGTGAGTTACCTGATTTTATGGGGCTGTATGGTATCACCGAACTTCCCTGGTTTTGGCGACCTTTTTATTCTTTCCCGATAGCAATAGCGGCTGTAGTGATACTTCCAGGTTTGCTGGCAGGATTATTGGGATATTTAGTATTCCGCAATCGCATTAAGGGAGTTTATTTTTCGATTTTGACCCAAGCCGCAACTATTGTATTTTTCAATTTTTTTAACGGTCAACAACAATTTTTCAACGGTACTAATGGGCTGATAGATTTTACAACTTTGTTTGGTGCAACCGTCAGTGATCCTAAAACAAAATTTGTTTTCTATACTCTCACAGTATTGTTTCTCGCTGCTACCTACGGGGTTTGTCGCTGGCTGACAAGTGGACGTTTTGGACGACTTTTGATAGCTATTCGGGATGACGAAAATCGGGTAAGATTTTCTGGTTATGACCCCACAGATTTTAAAACATTAGTGTTTACAATATCGGGTGCGATCGCAGGCGTAGCAGGAGCATTTTACACCCTACAAAGTGGTTCTGTATCACCCAGAGCAATGGATATTGCTTTTTCTATTGAAATGGTAATTTGGGTAGCCGTGGGGGGACGTGCGACATTAATCGGGGGAATTGTGGGAACTTTGTTAGTCAATTATGCCCGTGCTTTTTTGAGTGAACAATTTCCCGAAATCTGGCTATTTTTCCAAGGCGCACTATTTTTAATTGTCGTGACAGTCCTTCCTGACGGCTTAGTAGGATGGTTGCGTAGTCAAAACATTCCTCTTTTCAAACGCCCTCAACAAATTTCTACATATCCCAGCTTGGAAGAAGACACAGAAGTGCAACATGAACGCCAAAATCTTGGAAACTGA
- the urtD gene encoding urea ABC transporter ATP-binding protein UrtD, giving the protein MNAKILETENVTVSFDGFKALNQLNFSMEVGELRVVIGPNGAGKTTFLDVITGKVQPTIGRVLFKGKNLRSLPEHQIARRGIGRKFQTPRVYLNLTPRENLEITSNRNKNVFFTLFGRSHTTEKNTIKGLLETIGLTSKADIPAALLSHGEKQRLEIGMLVGQSPDLLLVDEPVAGLTDEETYNIGELILTLAQNHSILVIEHDMEFVRQIANKVTVLHEGSVLCEGNFREVQNDPRVVEVYLGQQQE; this is encoded by the coding sequence ATGAACGCCAAAATCTTGGAAACTGAAAACGTCACTGTTAGTTTTGATGGTTTTAAAGCACTCAACCAACTAAATTTTAGTATGGAAGTGGGTGAATTGCGAGTAGTAATTGGACCTAATGGTGCTGGTAAGACCACATTTCTTGATGTGATTACAGGTAAAGTGCAACCCACTATAGGACGAGTACTATTCAAAGGAAAAAACCTACGTTCTCTGCCTGAACATCAAATTGCACGGCGGGGAATTGGGCGCAAATTCCAAACACCTAGAGTTTATCTCAACCTAACACCACGGGAAAATTTAGAAATTACCAGCAACCGCAATAAAAATGTTTTTTTTACATTGTTTGGGCGTTCTCATACTACTGAAAAAAATACTATAAAAGGTTTATTAGAAACCATTGGCTTAACTTCTAAAGCAGACATCCCCGCAGCTTTATTATCCCACGGAGAAAAGCAACGTTTAGAAATTGGGATGTTAGTAGGACAATCTCCAGACTTATTACTTGTAGATGAACCAGTTGCAGGTTTAACCGATGAAGAAACCTATAACATCGGCGAACTAATTTTAACATTAGCTCAGAATCATTCAATTTTAGTGATTGAACATGATATGGAATTTGTCCGTCAAATTGCCAACAAAGTCACAGTCCTACATGAAGGTTCGGTACTGTGCGAAGGCAATTTTAGAGAAGTCCAAAATGACCCCCGTGTTGTTGAAGTATATCTAGGACAACAGCAGGAATAG
- the urtE gene encoding urea ABC transporter ATP-binding subunit UrtE, which produces MLNISNINVYYGESHILRNVDLNVPNGQMVCLIGRNGVGKTTLLKTIMGLLKPRSGTINLAGNLINSKSPDQRAKMGIGYVPQGREIIPRLTVKENLLLGLEARQRQVKKAEIPEEIFSLFPVLKIMLSRMGGDLSGGQQQQLAIARALMGQPQLLVLDEPTEGIQPSIILEIEAAVRRIVETTGISVLLVEQHLHFVRQADYYYAMQKGAIVASGSTDELSQDVIQRFLAV; this is translated from the coding sequence ATGCTAAACATCTCTAACATTAACGTTTACTACGGTGAAAGCCATATTCTCCGCAACGTAGATTTGAATGTACCAAATGGGCAAATGGTATGCCTAATTGGACGCAATGGCGTAGGTAAAACAACCTTACTCAAAACAATTATGGGTTTACTCAAACCCCGGAGTGGCACAATTAACTTAGCCGGTAATTTAATCAACTCCAAATCTCCAGATCAAAGGGCGAAGATGGGAATTGGTTATGTTCCCCAAGGACGAGAGATTATTCCCCGTTTGACAGTCAAAGAAAATTTGCTGCTGGGGTTAGAAGCTAGGCAGAGACAGGTTAAAAAAGCCGAAATTCCTGAAGAAATTTTTAGCTTATTTCCTGTGTTAAAAATCATGTTGTCGCGGATGGGTGGTGATTTAAGTGGTGGACAGCAACAACAACTGGCGATCGCTCGTGCTTTAATGGGACAACCTCAATTACTTGTATTAGATGAACCCACCGAAGGGATTCAACCCTCAATTATCCTCGAAATTGAAGCGGCAGTTCGTCGCATCGTTGAAACCACAGGTATTTCTGTTTTACTGGTAGAACAACACTTACACTTTGTCCGTCAGGCCGATTACTATTACGCTATGCAAAAAGGTGCTATTGTTGCCTCTGGTTCAACTGATGAACTTAGTCAAGATGTGATTCAAAGGTTTTTGGCGGTTTAA
- a CDS encoding type II toxin-antitoxin system RelE/ParE family toxin, whose product MLNRSQVNNQGKNASFKKTEKSSQTLCAFHATEETTEWCVEYTDKFGAWWDTLSEEEQIDVTAVVGLLEKMGPTLRDRHSSKINGSKLSRLRELRIQHAGRPYRVLYAFDPNRTAILLVGGDKTGDNRWYEKNIPVAEAQYAVHLRTLK is encoded by the coding sequence ATGCTAAATCGCAGCCAAGTCAACAACCAGGGGAAAAACGCAAGCTTTAAGAAAACTGAAAAGTCTTCTCAGACCTTATGCGCCTTCCATGCTACGGAAGAAACAACAGAATGGTGCGTGGAGTATACTGACAAATTTGGCGCGTGGTGGGATACTTTGAGCGAGGAGGAACAAATCGACGTTACAGCCGTAGTCGGTTTACTTGAGAAGATGGGACCGACACTTCGCGACCGCCATAGCTCTAAAATCAATGGTTCCAAGCTTTCTCGCCTACGCGAATTGCGTATTCAGCACGCAGGTCGTCCTTATCGCGTACTTTATGCTTTTGACCCCAACCGTACTGCCATTCTCCTTGTTGGTGGAGATAAGACTGGAGATAATCGGTGGTACGAGAAGAATATCCCTGTAGCAGAGGCGCAGTATGCAGTTCATCTGCGTACTTTGAAATAG
- a CDS encoding phycobiliprotein lyase — protein sequence MTSQIKFTQTADESLLAEFFQESVGKWRSERRYYTLPDGETKEMVSMITIRFLMQGCDELQKLAQMHDLPDTVSLICGSQVIWESENSVTGRKESQGSTIFGALGNVLYRDRGFATTKPISAQYYFPNSKTLCLRTEYNNSVFDEELKLIGSKYRTRQSIMSRAGEQVMIGQYLEKRVES from the coding sequence GTGACATCACAGATTAAATTTACACAAACTGCTGACGAATCTCTACTGGCAGAATTTTTTCAAGAATCAGTTGGTAAGTGGCGTTCGGAACGGCGCTACTACACACTACCAGATGGAGAAACTAAGGAAATGGTGAGTATGATCACCATTCGGTTTTTGATGCAGGGATGCGATGAACTGCAAAAGTTGGCTCAGATGCACGACCTACCTGATACAGTTAGTTTGATTTGTGGTAGCCAAGTGATTTGGGAAAGTGAGAATTCTGTGACGGGAAGGAAGGAATCTCAGGGTTCCACGATATTTGGTGCTTTGGGGAATGTGTTGTATCGCGATCGCGGTTTTGCCACAACCAAACCTATCAGCGCCCAATATTACTTCCCCAACTCCAAAACATTGTGTTTGCGAACTGAATACAACAATTCAGTGTTTGACGAAGAGTTAAAGCTGATTGGCAGCAAATACCGCACACGCCAATCTATCATGTCTCGTGCTGGGGAACAGGTGATGATTGGCCAATATTTGGAGAAGAGAGTGGAGAGTTAG
- a CDS encoding efflux RND transporter periplasmic adaptor subunit, which yields MQINTTKKIFIASILGVGLLTGGCGSFPNESAEAESQSPRGRQEADSGVPVDASIARTGMLREEPEYTGTTTPFRTVSLRSRVEGQLLALNVDVGDAVKQGQIIAQIDDALLRTAQNQAEAELAALKSEVARTNAQISNARAQVERLRAELVQAQADSQRQQQLLKEGAIAQQVAQQSRTESLTAAQSLRAAQETVRTEQQALAAAQGRVVAQQAVVAEAKERRSYSKLTSPVTGVVLEKITEPGNLLQAGNEVVRLGDFSRVKVVVQLSELELGKIRLGQSVKVRLDAFANQTYTGQVTRISPAADTTARLIPVEVVISNSDRKIGSGLLARVNFETQTQARVIIPETALQGRDGGARTDQQKQNTTASSSSAQSPNSNRQGTVFVVAQTGEKATVTERTVTLGERSDGNVEVLSGLQPGEKFVTRSGKPLKDRSIVRLSILSEQQS from the coding sequence ATGCAAATTAATACAACAAAAAAGATTTTTATTGCTTCTATCCTAGGCGTGGGACTACTAACCGGTGGTTGCGGTTCGTTTCCAAATGAATCAGCAGAAGCTGAATCACAAAGTCCTAGAGGTAGGCAAGAGGCAGACAGTGGAGTCCCTGTGGATGCATCCATTGCCCGTACTGGTATGTTGCGAGAAGAGCCAGAATATACAGGTACGACTACACCATTCCGTACAGTGTCATTGCGATCGCGAGTCGAAGGGCAGCTTTTAGCGTTGAATGTGGATGTAGGTGACGCTGTTAAGCAAGGGCAAATCATCGCACAGATAGATGACGCCTTACTGAGAACCGCTCAAAATCAAGCAGAAGCAGAACTAGCAGCACTCAAGTCAGAAGTCGCACGGACAAACGCTCAGATTAGTAACGCCCGTGCGCAAGTAGAAAGATTAAGAGCTGAACTTGTGCAAGCGCAGGCAGACTCACAAAGACAGCAGCAACTTTTGAAAGAGGGGGCGATCGCCCAACAAGTAGCCCAACAATCACGCACCGAAAGCCTCACTGCAGCCCAATCACTCCGCGCTGCACAAGAGACAGTCCGCACAGAACAGCAAGCCCTCGCAGCTGCACAAGGTCGAGTCGTCGCCCAACAAGCTGTCGTTGCGGAAGCAAAAGAACGCCGCTCTTATTCAAAGCTAACATCTCCAGTGACTGGAGTCGTCTTAGAAAAGATCACAGAACCGGGAAATCTCCTGCAAGCAGGAAACGAAGTCGTCAGGCTTGGTGATTTTAGCCGTGTCAAAGTCGTAGTTCAACTTTCAGAATTAGAACTGGGCAAAATCCGCTTAGGACAATCAGTTAAAGTGCGTTTAGATGCCTTTGCAAACCAAACGTACACTGGACAAGTGACACGTATTTCCCCAGCTGCTGACACGACAGCTCGTTTGATACCTGTTGAAGTCGTCATTTCCAACAGCGACAGAAAAATTGGCAGTGGTTTATTGGCAAGAGTCAATTTTGAAACCCAGACACAAGCGCGAGTCATCATACCTGAGACAGCACTTCAAGGAAGAGATGGGGGAGCAAGGACAGATCAACAAAAACAGAACACAACAGCTTCTTCCTCTTCTGCCCAATCTCCAAATTCCAATCGTCAAGGGACAGTATTTGTTGTAGCCCAAACAGGTGAGAAAGCAACGGTGACAGAGAGAACTGTAACGCTTGGGGAAAGATCCGATGGCAATGTAGAAGTTTTATCTGGCTTGCAACCAGGAGAAAAATTTGTAACTCGTAGTGGCAAACCGTTGAAAGACCGCAGTATTGTACGTCTTTCTATTCTTTCTGAGCAACAATCATAA